The Podospora bellae-mahoneyi strain CBS 112042 chromosome 7, whole genome shotgun sequence genome includes a window with the following:
- a CDS encoding hypothetical protein (COG:P; EggNog:ENOG503PC88): MVLLYNGVLGSPFCHPKSLASFHPFESFDVAPQPSSGSHIFAPRRSSAILALPPTMANPQQQIEGHVSGQANEPLSLPAHCLSASQVAQELQTDTTTGLTSQEATERLARYGANDLGKEKGVKPLEILFAQVFNAMTLILLLALAASFGIQAWIEGGVLAGLIAINVVIGFFQDLQAARTIASLKSLNSATARVVRDGATTAIEASKLIPGDIIELKVGDSVPADARIIEAVNLEADEALLTGESVPARKYPDEVYQDADTGPGDRLNIVFSSSVLTKGRGKAIVFATGMFTEIGAIAAALDDDGTKKRKLERDENGKASIGAYFSFALGKTWDWIGAFLGVTVGTPLQRKLSQLFHYIFMFAIVCAIIILAANKFKARNDVIIYAVATAIGTLPVTLILVLTITMAAGTKVMVQRNVVVRNMRSLEALGGVTNICSDKTGTLTQGKMVTRMAWIPGFGTYSIDTNDAYNPEAGAITFTDAEPRNMRRSADNGRAVSPKDESHPSLAHYLDIASLANLAKVIRSDNEDGSNQWKANGDPTEIAMQVFATRFGRSGLGIEAGSGWKQLAEFPFDSSIKKMSILAESESTGLVHIFTKGAVERVLSSCVSVSIGNDDSTVAPMTEEFKTTTLANMEALARRGLRVLALANKGGVRPVSEEESRRGLLKREEFEHDLVFRGLVGIYDPPRPESRPSVFKCHEAGIGVHMLTGDHPETARAIAIEVGILPARMELVRADIAQGLVMAAHDFDKLSDDELDKLPELPLVVARCAPSTKVRMIDALHRRGKFVAMTGDGVNDSPSLKRADVGIAMGLGGSDVAKSASDIVLSDDNFASILNAVEEGRRIFDNVQKFMLHVLSANVAFVTTLMVGLAYKDSAGISIFQITPVEILFMLLVAGAFTETGLGFESASKHILKRPPQSLKYGVFTPEFISDLFAYGIIMAICLLTAFIAVIFGMYDGTFGHDCNLRYSESCEGVFRARSTCYTAMMWIFVFFAWELVDSRLSFFHGAFNNTKKWADKLWRNPFLFWSVMAGFFCTFPTLYIPVLNDQVFLHKGIDKEWGVVFGVTIFFFLAAETYKWGKRRYLRKKGEMVRKGEGSSEEDLEKKAFERFYSSDSDYASAGTEKA, encoded by the exons ATGGTGCTGTTATATAATGGCGTCCTCGGCTCCCCTTTCTGTCATCCCAAGAGTCTTGCCAGCTTCCACCCCTTCGAATCTTTTGATGTAGCACCACAGCCAAGTTCCGGATCACACATTTTCGCTCCCCGCCGTTCATCTGCCATCTTGGCTCTGCCGCCCACCATGGCGAACCCTCAGCAGCAAATCGAGGGGCATGTCTCGGGCCAAGCCAACGAGCCCCTTTCTCTCCCTGCCCACTGCCTTTCTGCCTCCCAGGTTGCTCAGGAACTCCAGACAGACACGACCACGGGTTTGACCTCCCAGGAAGCAACTGAGCGCCTGGCCAGATATGGCGCCAACGACCTCGGCAAGGAAAAGGGTGTCAAGCCTCTCGAGATTCTCTTTGCCCAGGTCTTCAACGCCATGACCTTG ATCCTCCTGCTAGCCCTTGCTGCCAGTTTTGGTATCCAGGCCTGGATCGAAGGGGGTGTGTTGGCTGGTCTGATCGCCATCAACGTTGTTATTGGCTTCTTCCAAGATCTTCAAGCTGCCAGAACCATTGCTTCTCTCAAGTCTCTCAACTCTGCCACCGCCCGCGTGGTCAGAGATGGCGCCACAACCGCCATTGAAGCCAGCAAGCTAATTCCCGGCGATATCATCGAGCTCAAGGTTGGCGACAGTGTCCCCGCCGATGCCCGCATCATCGAAGCCGTCAACCTTGAGGCGGATGAGGCGCTCCTCACTGGCGAAAGTGTCCCTGCCCGAAAGTACCCCGACGAAGTCTACCAAGATGCCGATACCGGCCCTGGAGACCGTCTCAACATCGTTTTCTCGTCCAGCGTCTTGACCAAGGGTCGCGGAAAGGCCATTGTTTTCGCAACTGGCATGTTCACCGAGATCGgagccatcgccgccgcgctcgatgatgatggaaccAAGAAGCGGAAGCTGGAACGGGACGAAAATGGCAAGGCCTCAATCGGTGCCTACTTCTCTTTCGCTCTGGGAAAGACATGGGACTGGATCGGCGCATTCCTTGGAGTCACAGTCGGTACCCCGCTCCAGCGGAAGCTGTCGCAGCTGTTTCACTACATCTTCATGTTTGCCATCGTGTGCGCCATCATCATTCTCGCGGCCAACAAGTTCAAGGCAAGAAACGATGTCATCATCTATGCCGTGGCCACAGCCATCGGTACCCTTCCGGTGACCCTGATTCTTGTGCTCACGATCACCATGGCCGCTGGAACCAAGGTTATGGTGCAGCGCAACGTGGTTGTCCGCAACATGCGCTCTCTTGAAGCTCTCGGCGGCGTTACCAACATTTGCTCCGACAAGACTGGTACCCTCACCCAGGGCAAGATGGTAACCCGTATGGCCTGGATTCCCGGTTTCGGCACCTATTCGATTGACACCAACGACGCCTACAACCCTGAGGCTGGAGCCATCACTTTCACCGATGCGGAGCCCCGGAACATGAGACGCTCTGCCGACAATGGAAGAGCCGTCAGCCCCAAGGACGAGTCTCACCCTTCTCTCGCTCACTACCTCGACATTGCCTCCCTTGCCAACCTGGCCAAGGTCATCAGATCAGATAACGAAGATGGTTCCAACCAGTGGAAGGCCAACGGTGACCCAACCGAGATCGCCATGCAGGTCTTTGCGACTCGCTTTGGCCGCTCCGGCTTGGGCATCGAGGCCGGTTCGGGCTGGAAGCAGCTGGCTGAGTTCCCCTTTGACTCATCTATCAAGAAGATGTCCATCCTGGCCGAGAGTGAGTCCACGGGCTTGGTGCACATCTTCACCAAGGGTGCCGTCGAGCGCGTTTTGTCTAGCTGTGTCTCCGTGTCTATTGGCAACGATGACAGCACTGTTGCTCCCATGACCGAGGAGttcaagaccaccaccctgGCCAACATGGAAGCTCTTGCCCGTAGAGGTCTTCGCGTTCTCGCCCTTGCCAACAAGGGCGGTGTCAGACCTGtttcggaggaggagtcccGCCGTGGTCTGCTCAAGCGCGAGGAGTTTGAGCATGACTTGGTTTTCAGAGGTTTGGTTGGCATCTACGATCCACCGAGACCAGAGTCACGGCCCAGTGTGTTCAAGTGCCACGAGGCCGGCATCGGAGTCCACATGTTGACGGGTGATCACCCCGAGACCGCACGGGCTATTGCGATTGAGGTTGGCATCTTGCCTGCTAGGATGGAGCTCGTCAGAGCTGATATCGCCCAGGGACTGGTTATGGCCGCGCATGATTTTGACAAGCTATCAGATGACGAGCTGGACAAGCTGCCAGAGCTGCCTCTCGTGGTGGCCAGATGTGCACCCTCTACCAAGGTCAGGATGATCGACGCTCTTCACAGGCGTGGCAAGTTCGTTGCCATGACTGGCGATGGTGTTAACGACAGCCCCAGTCTGAAGAGAGCCGACGTTGGCATTGCTATGGGATTGGGTGGCAGTGATGTTGCCAAGTCGGCTTCTGACATTGTGCTGAGCGATGACAATTTCGCCAGTATTCTCAAcgctgtggaggagggccgCCGTATTTTTGACAACGTCCAGAAGTTCATGCTTCACGTCTTGTCGGCCAACGTAGCTTTCGTCACCACATTAATGGTCGGTTTGGCTTACAAGGATTCCGCCggcatctccatcttccagaTCACCCCAGTGGAGATCTTGTTcatgttgctggtggctggAGCGTTCACAGAGACTGGCCTCGGCTTCGAGTCTGCCTCCAAGCACATTCTCAAGAGACCCCCCCAGAGT CTCAAATACGGTGTCTTTACCCCCGAGTTCATCTCTGACTTGTTTGCCTacggcatcatcatggccatTTGCCTGCTCACTGCCTTCATCGCTGTCATTTTTGGCATGTACGACGGCACCTTTGGTCACGACTGCAACCTGCGCTACTCGGAGTCTTGCGAAGGTGTCTTCCGCGCTCGCTCGACTTGCTACACGGCCATGATGTGGAttttcgtcttcttcgcATGGGAGCTCGTCGACAGccgtctttctttcttccacGGCGCCTTCAACAATACAAAGAAGTGGGCCGACAAGTTGTGGAGAAACCCGTTCCTGTTTTGGTCAGTGATGGCTGGCTTCTTTTGCACGTTCCCGACGCTGTACATCCCCGTGCTCAACGACCAAGTGTTCTTGCACAAGGGCATCGACAAGGAGTGGGGTGTTGTCTTTGGCGtgaccatcttcttcttcttggcggccGAAACATATAAGTGGGGCAAGAGAAGGTACCTGAGAAAGAAGGGTgagatggtgaggaagggCGAGGGGAGTTCGGAGGAAgacctggagaagaaggcgttTGAGAGATTTTACTCGTCGGATAGCGATTATGCCAGCGCCGGGACAGAGAAGGCGTAA
- a CDS encoding hypothetical protein (COG:Q; EggNog:ENOG5039UV9), with amino-acid sequence MGLLSTAFWAVASPIVLFLAYTYLSLLWNYIVALQIGVPVRAIPIEQTNPFWMIMDKKVLAFLKRYLPFLRGSSFARFNWRGFEIVERYKPHHELGDVYMVSTPGKNWLYLGDPDLVTETFKRRNDFPRCSKLTESLNVFGTNLGTVDAAEWKRQRKIIATCFTEQTNALVWSDAVARARDMHRYWTSKPSLTTAADDLRTLSLGIMSEVGFGQSSKFRGHEERLRASGTSTTSYKDTLQEILENCVLIMALGPEVLGKLERWLPKKLKKLQHACVVFQSHMTKMYEETKAKVSNRTSSQTSADSRNFLTSLVQASHGMTSEGLTEKQVYGNMFMLAFAGHDTVAHTFTFAMLFLAGSPDVQDWISEEVRAVLEDRDTKDLDYEKDFPRLHRCLAVMCETIRLYSPVALAKWTDSAAQTLQVGQKAIVIPANTMVIPSYSCLHTDPRWWGEDSLTWRPSRWIRKSGPKGEEELITPRKGTFLGWSEGVRDCPGRKFSKVEFVATIATLFKDWKVDPVPLDGENLTQARKRVLEFIVEDAAPVLLLQMNHPERVPLVWKKR; translated from the exons ATGGGCCTCCTATCAACAGCCTTCTGGGCGGTTGCCAGTCCGATAGTTCTTTTCCTGGCATACACTTATCTTTCACTCCTTTGGAACTACATCGTCGCCCTTCAAATTGGCGTCCCGGTCCGAGCTATCCCCATCGAACAGACCAACCCTTTCTGGATGATTATGGATAAGAAAGTCCTGGCCTTTCTGAAGCGATACCTGCCATTTTTGCGAGGCTCCAGCTTTGCGCGATTCAACTGGCGAGGGTTCGAGATCGTCGAGAGATACAAGCCGCATCATGAACTGGGAGATGTGTACATGGTCTCGACTCCTGGGAAGAACTGGTTGTACCTCGGTGACCCTGACTTGGTGACGGAGACGTTCAAGAGACGGAACGATTTTCCGAGATGTTCGAAGCTGACGG AGTCTCTGAACGTTTTTGGGACAAATCTGGGCACTGTTGACGCCGCGGAGTGGAAGCGGCAACGAAAGATCATTGCGACGTGCTTCACTGAGCAAACCAATGCTTTAGTGTGGAGTGATGCCGTTGCTCGCGCCCGCGATATGCACCGTTACTGGACTTCAAAGCCGAGTTTGACGACAGCTGCCGACGACCTTCGCACATTGTCTTTGGGCATCATGTCCGAAGTTGGATTCGGGCAGTCATCCAAGTTTCGAGGTCATGAAGAACGGCTGAGAGCAAGCGGCACATCGACGACCAGCTACAAGGACACACTGCAGGAGATTTTGGAGAACTGTGTCCTAATCATGGCGCTGGGGCCGGAGGTTCTTGGCAAGCTTGAAAGATGGCTTCCGAAGAAGCTGAAAAAGCTCCAGCATGCTTGCGTGGTGTTTCAGAGCCACATGACCAAAATGTACGAGGAGACAAAGGCCAAGGTTTCCAATCGGACCTCCTCTCAGACTTCGGCCGATTCGCGAAACTTCTTGACCTCATTGGTGCAAGCCTCACACGGGATGACATCGGAGGGTCTGACAGAAAAGCAAGTGTACGGCAATATGTTCATGTTGGCGTTCGCTGGCCACGACACGGTAGCACACACCTTTACTTTTGCCATGCTCTTCCTGGCAGGGTCTCCTGATGTTCAAGACTGGATTTCGGAAGAGGTGCGGGCGGTTCTGGAAGACCGCGATACGAAGGATCTGGACTACGAAAAGGACTTCCCGCGTCTTCACCGATGTCTGGCTGTGATGTGCGAAACTATCCGTCTGTACAGCCCAGTTGCTTTGGCCAAGTGGACAGATTCGGCCGCACAAACGCTACAGGTTGGACAGAAGGCGATTGTTATCCCTGCAAACACCATGGTCATTCCCAGCTACTCTTGTCTTCACACTGACCCTAGATGGTGGGGAGAGGACTCCTTAACATGGCGGCCCTCGAGATGGATCAGGAAGAGCGGGCcgaagggagaggaggagctgatAACACCTCGCAAAGGGACGTTTCTTGGGTGGTCCGAAGGCGTACGGGACTGCCCAGGCCGAAAATTCTCCAAGGTTGAGTTTGTGGCCACGATAGCGACACTATTCAAAGATTGGAAGGTTGATCCAGTTCCTCTAGATGGAGAAAATCTGACACAAGCAAGGAAACGAGTACTGGAGTTTATCGTGGAGGATGCTGCTCCCgtgctgctgttgcagaTGAATCATCCCGAAAGAGTACCGCTGGTTTGGAAGAAGAGATGA
- a CDS encoding hypothetical protein (EggNog:ENOG503P9N2) has translation MALLNDVIPVFCTAEICGDVLDEFFRAAYSSPDFVNEGIHGDIAVLIHDTNTEGITHPTNPPVSKPTSCPFKNETAEEIWDFAQESLRYPIFNRAIAILDEQTVVDKETCLLVTTWGNPRQNKRAGLRC, from the exons ATGGCGCTACTTAACGATGTTATTCCGGTTTTTTGCACTGCTGAAATCTGCGGGGATGTCCTGGACGAATTTTTCCGTGCTGCGTATAGTTCTCCAGACTTTGTCAATGAAGGAATTCATGGTGACATCG CGGTACTCATCCATGATACCAATACCGAAGGCATAACCCACCCAACAAACCCACCTGTTTCCAAACCGACCTCTTGCCCCTTCAAGAACGAGACGGCTGAGGAGATCTGGGATTTCGCACAAGAAAGCCTGCGTTACCCCATCTTCAACCGTGCCATCGCCATACTAGACGAGCAAACAGTCGTTGACAAGGAAACATGCTTGCTCGTAACTACTTGGGGAAACCCCCGTCAGAACAAGAGAGCGGGTCTGCGTTGTTGA
- a CDS encoding hypothetical protein (EggNog:ENOG503P0MY; COG:L): MGDRENDGTLAPKIKSTACHRCHSRKVKCSGEQPCTNCKKSELECIYPNRNRRVRVDERYIKQLEGENKRLRAQLAHRAEVPPSGGESSVSTPSAAQEEQGPSRDRGSTGPFAVPDSTTALHGSTDAQPWFLDIDLPQTPKPINEAADTAFATRFRQALSDPSDLQFSHVPHNEYAGDDTIMSLAETPWPWPKPSRARLIMNVALMHASRCLYIVRPGEVLRALENSLTDPNWRDPIMAGKLRALFALGELCSSRFVPPGQVFPGLGHFAQASKVLSYLGEHPTMDFIEIRLILSVYSFTLNRIYASYTFAGSAVRMAVLLGLHLNIPPTQLPDPVLREHRVRVWWTAYILDRSWAATLGCLPSIQDEDIRVDMPSNKLVEKDAPTNGDFSDAGYYIAYAKLATISVKVVQSIYGGKDQPADLFTKVQQRLKELKAWVEELPPALHMVTTSTTTSSYPNYDMLSLHLKLNAVSVSLSSTVEVPYLDRPRVLQTIIVATRPILLYGLRLHASSSPPKPIPASAKTLIDTCIRCARHSYRILSESWVNGAFPALYHDLTQSLFSALTVLAVSSLLDHEDSASDRECFEDAAQLMSQLKDSGNFPAREYYRHVKLMMETIKKTEEKNSRADMAGPSNDVNAYMGHGAPGHFGVPHVEDRDQMPDMGGLEVTAEVALAEPSLEEFLMQPAIGMQFLEDPSSSDLLFQQGGGIYWPEFHF, translated from the exons ATGGGTGACCGAGAGAATGACGGGACCTTAGCTCCGAAGATCAAGTCAACAGC ATGCCATCGCTGCCATTCTCGGAAGGTCAAATGCTCCGGTGAACAGCCCTGCACAAACTGCAAAAAGTCAGAGTTAGAGTGCATCTATCCCAATCGAAATAGACGAGTCCGGGTCGATGAAAG ATATATCAAGCAACTCGAAGGTGAGAACAAGCGGCTGCGCGCTCAACTTGCACATAGAGCAGAAGTCCCACCTAGTGGCGGTGAATCCAGCGTCAGTACACCATCGGCAGCTCAGGAAGAGCAAGGCCCCAGCCGGGATCGCGGCTCAACTGGGCCCTTCGCTGTCCCGGATTCAACAACTGCCCTTCATGGCTCGACTGATGCGCAGCCGTGGTTCCTGGACATCGATCTTCCCCAGACACCGAAACCAATCAACGAGGCGGCCGACACAGCATTTGCAACGAGGTTCAGACAGGCTCTTTCAGATCCGAGTGACCTTCAATTCTCCCATGTCCCACATAACGAGTACGCTGGTGATGACACCATCATGTCGTTAGCCGAGACACCCTGGCCTTGGCCGAAACCCTCCCGCGCCCGTCTGATCATGAACGTCGCATTGATGCACGCGAGCAGATGTCTGTATATTGTACGTCCAGGTGAGGTGTTGCGAGCGTTGGAAAACAGCCTTACCGATCCAAACTGGAGGGATCCGATCATGGCTGGCAAGCTGAGGGCACTCTTTGCTCTTGGCGAGCTGTGTTCCTCTAGATTCGTTCCTCCGGGTCAGGTGTTCCCTGGCTTGGGTCATTTTGCACAAGCGTCAAAAGTCCTGAGCTATCTTGGAGAACACCCGACCATGGACTTTATCGAGATACGTCTGATATTG TCAGTCTACTCATTCACACTCAACCGCATCTATGCCTCCTATACCTTTGCAGGCAGCGCCGTCCGGATGGCTGTTCTCTTGGGTCTTCATCTCAACATACCCCCGACGCAACTTCCAGATCCTGTTCTCCGTGAACACCGAGTCAGAGTATGGTGGACGGCTTACATCCTGGATCGGTCATGGGCGGCTACCCTTGGCTGTCTCCCTTCGATCCAGGACGAAGACATCAGGGTGGACATGCCGTCCAACAAGCTGGTGGAAAAGGACGCCCCGACCAACGGAGACTTTAGCGACGCCGGGTACTACATCGCATACGCCAAGTTGGCTACCATCTCTGTGAAGGTCGTACAGTCCATCTACGGCGGAAAGGATCAACCAGCCGATCTCTTTACAAAGGTGCAGCAACGGCTGAAAGAGCTAAAGGCTTGGGTGGAGGAACTGCCACCGGCTTTACACATGGTCACCACTAGCACCACGACATCTTCCTACCCAAATTATGACATGCTTTCCTTGCACCTGAAACTCAATGCGGTAAGTGTTTCTCTCTCGAGTACTGTGGAGGTACCTTACTTAGACCGACCCCGTGTTTTACAGACCATCATCGTAGCCACCCGTCCAATCCTCCTCTACGGTCTGCGTCTCCACGCCAGCagttcaccaccaaagccgaTTCCCGCCTCCGCCAAGACACTCATCGACACCTGTATTCGATGTGCCCGTCATTCCTACCGCATCCTGTCCGAAAGCTGGGTCAACGGTGCTTTTCCGGCCTTGTACCACGACCTGACACAGAGCCTATTCTCAGCACTCACCGTCCTCGCCGTGTCCAGTCTTCTCGATCACGAGGACAGCGCCAGTGACAGGGAGTGCTTCGAGGATGCAGCCCAGCTAATGTCTCAACTCAAGGACAGCGGCAACTTTCCCGCAAGAGAGTACTACCGCCATGTTAAGCTGATGATGGAAACGATCAAAAAGACAGAAGAGAAGAACTCTCGAGCTGATATGGCTGGCCCAAGTAACGATGTAAATGCTTACATGGGACATGGGGCCCCGGGTCACTTTGGCGTACCGCACGTCGAGGATAGGGATCAGATGCCTGACATGGGCGGGCTGGAGGTGACTGCAGAAGTTGCTCTTGCCGAACCGTCCTTGGAAGAATTTCTCATGCAGCCGGCTATAGGCATGCAATTCCTGGAGGACCCGTCTAGTTCTGATCTTTTGTTTCAgcagggaggggggatatATTGGCCGGAGTTTCATTTTTGA